In Synechococcus sp. UW69, the following are encoded in one genomic region:
- a CDS encoding CTP synthase — MAKFVFITGGVVSSIGKGIVAASLGRLLKSRGYDVSILKLDPYLNVDPGTMSPFQHGEVFVTEDGAETDLDLGHYERFTDTAMSRLNSVTTGSIYQSVINKERRGDYNGGTVQVIPHITGEIRERIHRVASNSNADVVITEIGGTVGDIESLPFLEAIREFRGDVGRNDLAYIHVTLLPFIGTSGELKTKPTQHSVKELRSIGIQPDVLVCRSDRDISDDLKRKIGGFCGVPNRAVIPSLDADSIYAVPLTLEQEGLCREVLDVLNLADHDSDMAAWEQLVHNLRNPGPSVKVALVGKYVQLNDAYLSVVEALQHACIAQDASLDLHWVCAEQIESDGADALLRGMDAVVVPGGFGNRGVDGKIAAIRWAREQRVPFLGLCLGMQTAVIEWARNQAGLTEATSAELDAGTPHPVIHLLPEQQDVVDLGGTMRLGVYPCRIAPGTLAQRLYGEEVVYERHRHRYEFNNSYRNLFLESGYVVSGTSPDGRLVELIELKGHPFFTACQYHPEFLSRPGKPHPLFRGLIEAAQQRLPDSPAQALRQQGDIAIP; from the coding sequence ATGGCCAAATTCGTCTTCATCACTGGTGGTGTGGTCTCCAGCATTGGCAAAGGGATTGTGGCGGCGAGCCTCGGCCGGCTGCTGAAGTCACGGGGCTACGACGTTTCGATCCTCAAGCTGGATCCCTACCTCAATGTGGATCCGGGAACGATGAGTCCTTTCCAGCATGGGGAGGTGTTCGTCACCGAAGACGGCGCAGAAACAGATCTCGATCTCGGCCATTACGAGCGCTTCACCGACACGGCGATGTCACGGCTGAACAGCGTGACCACAGGCTCGATCTACCAATCGGTGATCAACAAAGAACGCCGGGGCGACTACAACGGCGGCACCGTTCAGGTCATTCCCCATATCACCGGCGAAATCCGCGAGCGCATCCACCGGGTTGCGTCCAACAGCAACGCCGATGTGGTGATCACTGAGATCGGCGGCACCGTCGGTGACATCGAATCGTTGCCCTTTCTCGAAGCCATTCGCGAGTTCCGAGGAGACGTGGGTCGCAACGATCTGGCCTACATCCACGTCACCTTGCTGCCCTTCATCGGCACCTCCGGCGAACTCAAAACCAAGCCGACCCAGCACTCGGTCAAAGAACTGCGCTCCATCGGCATCCAACCGGATGTGCTCGTTTGCCGCAGTGATCGCGACATCAGTGACGATCTCAAGCGGAAGATCGGCGGTTTCTGCGGCGTACCAAACCGCGCCGTCATTCCCTCCCTGGATGCCGACAGCATCTATGCCGTTCCGCTGACCCTCGAGCAGGAGGGGCTGTGCCGGGAAGTGCTGGACGTGCTGAACCTCGCAGACCATGACAGCGATATGGCGGCATGGGAACAGCTGGTGCACAACCTTCGCAATCCCGGCCCATCGGTGAAGGTGGCCTTGGTGGGCAAGTACGTCCAGCTGAACGACGCCTATCTCTCCGTTGTCGAGGCACTGCAGCATGCCTGCATTGCCCAGGATGCCTCCCTCGACCTGCACTGGGTCTGCGCGGAACAGATTGAATCCGACGGTGCCGATGCACTCCTACGCGGCATGGATGCCGTGGTGGTGCCCGGTGGCTTCGGCAACCGTGGCGTTGACGGAAAAATTGCCGCCATCCGCTGGGCCCGGGAACAACGCGTGCCCTTCCTGGGGCTATGCCTCGGCATGCAAACCGCAGTGATCGAATGGGCACGCAACCAGGCCGGTCTCACGGAAGCCACCAGTGCCGAATTGGATGCTGGCACCCCGCATCCCGTGATTCATCTCCTGCCGGAACAGCAGGACGTGGTTGACCTCGGCGGCACGATGCGGCTTGGGGTGTATCCCTGCCGAATTGCTCCGGGCACCCTGGCCCAGAGGCTTTACGGAGAGGAGGTGGTCTACGAACGTCACCGCCACCGCTACGAATTCAACAATTCCTATCGCAATCTGTTTCTGGAATCCGGATACGTGGTGAGCGGCACCTCACCGGATGGACGCTTGGTCGAACTAATCGAACTAAAAGGGCATCCCTTCTTCACGGCCTGCCAGTACCACCCGGAATTCCTCTCCCGCCCAGGAAAACCACATCCGTTGTTCCGGGGGTTGATCGAAGCGGCACAACAACGACTACCCGACTCGCCCGCCCAGGCCCTGCGTCAGCAAGGAGACATTGCCATCCCATGA
- a CDS encoding 7-carboxy-7-deazaguanine synthase QueE — MADASPLPVVETFHSLQGEGHHAGRSAFFIRLAGCTVGCPWCDTKHSWPTQGHPEHPIDDLAEAAKMAADKGASFVVITGGEPLHHDLHPLTQALDARCGLPLHLETSGVDPLSGRFDWITLSPKRHQPPLQGVLDSMQELKVVIHAPADLHFADGMAQAGQGEALHYLQPGWDSPEGQQLAIEHVRQNPTWRLSLQTHKWLGVR; from the coding sequence ATGGCTGATGCCTCGCCCCTCCCTGTGGTGGAGACGTTTCATTCCCTTCAAGGGGAGGGCCACCATGCCGGACGCAGCGCTTTCTTCATTCGATTAGCCGGCTGCACCGTGGGCTGTCCCTGGTGCGATACCAAGCACTCGTGGCCCACCCAGGGGCACCCTGAGCATCCAATCGATGACTTGGCTGAGGCAGCCAAAATGGCCGCCGACAAGGGGGCCAGCTTCGTTGTAATCACTGGTGGGGAACCGTTGCATCACGATCTCCATCCACTCACCCAGGCGCTCGATGCCCGATGTGGCCTCCCCCTGCACTTGGAAACCAGTGGGGTGGATCCGCTGAGCGGACGCTTCGACTGGATCACGCTCTCCCCCAAGCGACACCAGCCCCCCCTGCAGGGAGTGCTGGACAGCATGCAAGAGCTCAAGGTGGTGATCCATGCGCCTGCAGATCTGCACTTCGCTGATGGAATGGCGCAAGCAGGCCAAGGGGAGGCGCTTCACTACCTTCAACCTGGCTGGGACAGCCCCGAGGGTCAGCAACTCGCGATTGAGCACGTTCGTCAGAACCCAACCTGGCGCCTGAGCCTGCAAACCCACAAATGGCTGGGGGTTCGTTGA